A portion of the Carassius carassius chromosome 42, fCarCar2.1, whole genome shotgun sequence genome contains these proteins:
- the LOC132123771 gene encoding zinc finger protein ZIC 4-like isoform X1 — MSVDALGSPVMDPAFSKRNTTLRLVDLAGAHHHHHHHHHTPQSVTGFPGFSSHPHSMAHSHPGEMTAEPRLGPSPFGPEHMGHSAALKISPTHHYPHHHHHHNHHIAGHSEVVSSQTGAFGPVQAATVPYSMSHTAQALSAGRDFLIRRDLTAQAMPVLTDQTSGSASHHGMFVSTTGSYPGHYGHHPDPGNHTLFPGLHHEQASTGAPGGQALNGQIRLGIPAEMYVRSDHLSQVASSRADPFAASPLHGYGGLNLNMNLSAHHHHGAGAFFRYMRQPIKQELICKWLEPEHSAKKRCSKTYSTMHELVTHVTVEHVGGPEQANHICFWEECPREGKPFKAKYKLVNHIRVHTGEKPFPCPFPGCGKVFARSENLKIHKRTHTGEKPFKCEFDGCDRRFANSSDRKKHSHVHTSDKPYNCKVRGCDKSYTHPSSLRKHMKVHCKSPPPSSGYESSTPSLVSPSSDLGREPAPSALSEPLSSSSQPANLSEWYVCHSSGASGPQTPPSGSSTPGHTEGPTYGNPERRDAF, encoded by the exons ATGAGCGTGGATGCTTTGGGAAGCCCTGTGATGGACCCCGCGTTTTCCAAACGGAACACGACGCTGAGATTAGTTGACTTGGCAGGGGCTCAccaccatcaccatcatcaccaccatACCCCTCAGAGCGTGACAGGCTTCCCGGGGTTCAGCAGCCATCCACACTCAATGGCTCACTCGCACCCTGGGGAGATGACTGCGGAACCCCGCCTGGGGCCGAGTCCATTCGGGCCAGAACACATGGGGCACTCCGCGGCCCTCAAAATCAGCCCAACCCATCATTATCCccaccaccatcaccaccacAATCATCATATTGCAGGCCACAGTGAAGTGGTCTCCAGTCAAACGGGAGCTTTTGGCCCGGTGCAGGCGGCAACGGTCCCGTACTCTATGTCTCACACGGCCCAGGCGCTATCCGCAGGTAGGGACTTCCTCATTCGCCGAGATCTGACAGCTCAAGCCATGCCCGTGCTGACCGATCAGACTTCTGGTTCAGCCTCTCACCACGGAATGTTTGTCTCAACAACAGGTAGCTATCCGGGACACTATGGTCATCACCCCGACCCTGGGAACCATACGCTCTTCCCTGGACTTCATCACGAGCAGGCATCTACCGGAGCACCAGGTGGCCAAGCCTTGAACGGACAAATAAGGTTAGGAATACCTGCCGAAATGTACGTTCGGTCTGATCATTTGAGTCAAGTAGCGAGCTCCAGGGCAGACCCGTTTGCTGCTTCTCCTCTGCACGGATACGGCGGGCTCAATCTGAACATGAATCTCAGCGCACATCACCACCACGGAGCTGGCGCGTTTTTCCGTTACATGAGGCAGCCGATCAAGCAAGAGCTCATCTGCAAGTGGCTGGAGCCCGAGCACTCGGCGAAGAAACGTTGCTCCAAAACTTACAGCACCATGCACGAGCTAGTGACACATGTGACTGTGGAGCACGTCGGAGGACCGGAGCAAGCGAACCATATCTGTTTTTGGGAAGAGTGTCCACGAGAGGGAAAGCCGTTTAAAGCAAAGTACAAACTTGTGAATCACATCAGAgtgcacaccggggagaaaccgTTTCCGTGTCCGTTCCCGGGCTGTggaaaagtatttgccagatcgGAAAACTTGAAAATACACAAGAGGACGCACACAG GTGAAAAGCCTTTCAAATGCGAGTTTGACGGCTGTGACAGACGGTTCGCCAACAGCAGTGACCGGAAAAAGCATTCCCACGTACACACTAGCGATAAGCCGTACAACTGCAAAGTCAGAGGTTGTGACAAATCGTACACGCATCCCAGCTCATTGAGAAAACACATGAAGGTGCACTGCAAGTCTCCACCTCCGAGTTCTGGTTACGAATCATCGACTCCATCTCTCGTTTCTCCTTCATCGGACTTGGGAAGGGAGCCAGCTCCCTCTGCGCTCTCTGAGCCGCTCTCATCATCGTCCCAGC
- the LOC132123771 gene encoding zinc finger protein ZIC 4-like isoform X2 translates to MSVDALGSPVMDPAFSKRNTTLRLVDLAGAHHHHHHHHHTPQSVTGFPGFSSHPHSMAHSHPGEMTAEPRLGPSPFGPEHMGHSAALKISPTHHYPHHHHHHNHHIAGHSEVVSSQTGAFGPVQAATVPYSMSHTAQALSAGSYPGHYGHHPDPGNHTLFPGLHHEQASTGAPGGQALNGQIRLGIPAEMYVRSDHLSQVASSRADPFAASPLHGYGGLNLNMNLSAHHHHGAGAFFRYMRQPIKQELICKWLEPEHSAKKRCSKTYSTMHELVTHVTVEHVGGPEQANHICFWEECPREGKPFKAKYKLVNHIRVHTGEKPFPCPFPGCGKVFARSENLKIHKRTHTGEKPFKCEFDGCDRRFANSSDRKKHSHVHTSDKPYNCKVRGCDKSYTHPSSLRKHMKVHCKSPPPSSGYESSTPSLVSPSSDLGREPAPSALSEPLSSSSQPANLSEWYVCHSSGASGPQTPPSGSSTPGHTEGPTYGNPERRDAF, encoded by the exons ATGAGCGTGGATGCTTTGGGAAGCCCTGTGATGGACCCCGCGTTTTCCAAACGGAACACGACGCTGAGATTAGTTGACTTGGCAGGGGCTCAccaccatcaccatcatcaccaccatACCCCTCAGAGCGTGACAGGCTTCCCGGGGTTCAGCAGCCATCCACACTCAATGGCTCACTCGCACCCTGGGGAGATGACTGCGGAACCCCGCCTGGGGCCGAGTCCATTCGGGCCAGAACACATGGGGCACTCCGCGGCCCTCAAAATCAGCCCAACCCATCATTATCCccaccaccatcaccaccacAATCATCATATTGCAGGCCACAGTGAAGTGGTCTCCAGTCAAACGGGAGCTTTTGGCCCGGTGCAGGCGGCAACGGTCCCGTACTCTATGTCTCACACGGCCCAGGCGCTATCCGCAG GTAGCTATCCGGGACACTATGGTCATCACCCCGACCCTGGGAACCATACGCTCTTCCCTGGACTTCATCACGAGCAGGCATCTACCGGAGCACCAGGTGGCCAAGCCTTGAACGGACAAATAAGGTTAGGAATACCTGCCGAAATGTACGTTCGGTCTGATCATTTGAGTCAAGTAGCGAGCTCCAGGGCAGACCCGTTTGCTGCTTCTCCTCTGCACGGATACGGCGGGCTCAATCTGAACATGAATCTCAGCGCACATCACCACCACGGAGCTGGCGCGTTTTTCCGTTACATGAGGCAGCCGATCAAGCAAGAGCTCATCTGCAAGTGGCTGGAGCCCGAGCACTCGGCGAAGAAACGTTGCTCCAAAACTTACAGCACCATGCACGAGCTAGTGACACATGTGACTGTGGAGCACGTCGGAGGACCGGAGCAAGCGAACCATATCTGTTTTTGGGAAGAGTGTCCACGAGAGGGAAAGCCGTTTAAAGCAAAGTACAAACTTGTGAATCACATCAGAgtgcacaccggggagaaaccgTTTCCGTGTCCGTTCCCGGGCTGTggaaaagtatttgccagatcgGAAAACTTGAAAATACACAAGAGGACGCACACAG GTGAAAAGCCTTTCAAATGCGAGTTTGACGGCTGTGACAGACGGTTCGCCAACAGCAGTGACCGGAAAAAGCATTCCCACGTACACACTAGCGATAAGCCGTACAACTGCAAAGTCAGAGGTTGTGACAAATCGTACACGCATCCCAGCTCATTGAGAAAACACATGAAGGTGCACTGCAAGTCTCCACCTCCGAGTTCTGGTTACGAATCATCGACTCCATCTCTCGTTTCTCCTTCATCGGACTTGGGAAGGGAGCCAGCTCCCTCTGCGCTCTCTGAGCCGCTCTCATCATCGTCCCAGC